The Roseovarius indicus genome has a segment encoding these proteins:
- a CDS encoding nitric oxide reductase activation protein NorD, which yields MHLLDLMEPEETVGNLWHDMASRIGAEVSYPQAGVALASVRPSLAVLFRSLGGAPGVELSEATATLVRHRRHLRRKLGAERDHEWVARFDGERLALPPFIAAFPDPELNRSAYFWLTALAACSDIAAFDFAVDGPALDCAQIRANMAAADAAYAACPGLRQSYARMARICAEARPNVLRPAQEAAMEAAILDQLCGVGPALAPAPAARGYMPAAPVPIWLRFATPGSGTAAGDEQADPAAPPPTAAHTSRKLGERKDQDQQNRKDSFIIHRFESILSWVESMNINRSVDDDDDENAQKAADDQDRITLSKQDRKAATRLRLHLDLSPADADHEALAGDYTYPEWNHRSRSYMPGHCRVLDAPARPGATPFEPNARRMREVRRQFEALRPRRILQPRQVDGTELDLDALLTARADLAATGRGSDRIWQSARQTERDLSVAFLIDTSRSTEAAIGDTSVIEVAREAMAALAGGIDAAGDRLGIWGFSSLRRDRVFLTRCKGFDAAMSPDITANIGALSPGHYTRLGAAIRHVSAQLADQPSARKLLIVLTDGKPNDLDHYEGQHGIEDSHMAVREARNAGQSLHGIIIDEDGQDWFARIFGRGGFTLLPDPERLTRALPDIYRTLTQET from the coding sequence ATGCACCTTCTCGATCTCATGGAACCGGAAGAGACCGTCGGCAACCTCTGGCACGACATGGCCAGCCGGATCGGTGCCGAGGTGAGCTACCCGCAGGCGGGCGTCGCGCTCGCCTCGGTCCGGCCGAGCCTCGCGGTGCTGTTTCGCTCACTGGGCGGCGCGCCGGGGGTGGAGCTGTCCGAGGCCACGGCGACGCTGGTCCGGCACCGTCGGCACCTCCGGCGCAAGCTGGGGGCCGAGCGGGACCATGAATGGGTGGCCCGGTTCGACGGCGAACGCCTGGCCCTGCCGCCCTTCATCGCCGCCTTCCCCGACCCCGAGCTGAACCGGTCCGCCTATTTCTGGCTGACCGCGCTGGCGGCCTGCTCGGATATCGCGGCCTTCGACTTTGCGGTGGATGGCCCCGCCCTCGACTGCGCCCAGATCCGTGCCAACATGGCGGCGGCGGACGCCGCCTATGCCGCCTGCCCCGGCCTGCGGCAAAGCTATGCCCGGATGGCCCGGATCTGTGCCGAGGCGCGCCCCAACGTCCTGCGCCCCGCACAGGAAGCGGCGATGGAAGCCGCCATCCTGGATCAACTCTGCGGGGTCGGGCCCGCCCTTGCGCCGGCCCCTGCCGCACGCGGCTACATGCCGGCGGCCCCGGTGCCGATCTGGCTGCGCTTTGCCACCCCCGGCTCGGGCACAGCAGCGGGGGACGAACAGGCCGATCCGGCCGCGCCACCTCCGACCGCCGCGCATACCAGCCGCAAGCTGGGCGAGCGCAAGGACCAGGATCAGCAGAACCGCAAGGACAGCTTCATCATCCACCGGTTCGAGTCGATCCTGTCCTGGGTCGAGTCGATGAACATCAACCGCAGCGTCGACGATGACGACGACGAGAACGCCCAGAAGGCCGCCGACGACCAGGACCGGATTACCCTGTCGAAGCAGGATCGCAAGGCCGCGACCCGCCTGCGCCTGCATCTCGACCTGTCGCCCGCCGATGCCGATCACGAGGCGCTGGCCGGGGATTACACCTATCCCGAATGGAACCACCGCAGCCGCAGCTACATGCCCGGTCACTGCCGCGTGCTGGACGCGCCGGCACGTCCGGGTGCCACGCCTTTCGAGCCCAATGCGCGGCGCATGCGCGAGGTCCGCCGCCAGTTCGAGGCGCTGCGCCCGCGGCGGATCCTGCAACCGCGGCAGGTGGACGGCACCGAGCTCGACCTCGATGCCCTGCTGACGGCCCGCGCCGACCTGGCGGCGACCGGGCGCGGCTCGGACCGGATCTGGCAATCGGCCCGCCAGACCGAGCGGGACCTGTCCGTGGCCTTCCTGATCGACACCTCGCGTTCCACCGAGGCCGCCATCGGCGACACCTCGGTGATCGAGGTCGCGCGGGAGGCGATGGCGGCACTCGCCGGCGGCATCGACGCGGCGGGCGACCGGCTGGGCATCTGGGGGTTCTCCTCCCTGCGCCGCGACCGCGTGTTCCTGACCCGCTGCAAGGGCTTCGACGCCGCCATGTCACCGGACATCACCGCCAATATCGGCGCGCTGAGCCCCGGCCACTACACCCGTCTCGGTGCCGCGATCCGCCATGTCAGCGCCCAGCTGGCCGACCAGCCGAGCGCCCGCAAGCTGCTGATCGTGCTGACCGACGGCAAGCCCAACGACCTGGACCATTACGAAGGCCAGCACGGTATCGAGGACAGCCACATGGCCGTGCGCGAGGCCCGCAATGCAGGGCAAAGCCTGCATGGCATCATCATCGACGAGGACGGCCAGGACTGGTTCGCCCGCATCTTCGGGCGTGGCGGTTTTACCCTCCTGCCCGATCCCGAACGCCTGACACGGGCCCTGCCCGACATCTACCGCACCCTCACACAGGAGACCTGA
- a CDS encoding DUF6522 family protein yields MRIDMRTGRPTIDATDLAGLLNLTPDEVRDRMRAGRITSRLEIGTDDDFGRMRLSFFHEDMRVRLTCSEDGTVLKSLRSRTGSR; encoded by the coding sequence ATGAGGATCGACATGCGAACCGGCCGGCCCACCATCGACGCAACCGACCTTGCCGGCCTTCTGAACCTGACACCGGACGAGGTGCGGGACCGGATGCGCGCCGGCCGGATTACATCGAGGCTGGAGATCGGCACCGACGACGACTTCGGCAGAATGCGGCTCAGCTTCTTTCACGAAGACATGCGCGTGCGCCTGACCTGTTCCGAGGACGGAACGGTGCTCAAGAGCCTGCGCAGCAGAACAGGATCAAGATGA
- a CDS encoding NnrS family protein produces MAKTSAEQMRDWQGPALFSFGFRPFFLFAALWVALAMLLWLPALSGAITLPTRFSAVSWHAHEFLFGYLGAVVAGFLLTAVPNWTGRLPMVGWRLAALFALWVAGRVAVLVSDHLPAAVAPVIDLAFPLVLGGLILREIVAGRNWRNLIVLALLAVFTLANGIFHLEALTGSYAAQGFGLRLGLATGIMMIAVIGGRIIPSFTRNWLAKENDPARPAPPMQRLDKLVLLASILILVLWVLRPFEPLTGALLLAFGGLHFVRQVRWQPFHTLREPLLWVLHAAYLFVPLGAFALGLDQIMGHPGTAGAQHLWMAGAIGLMTLAVMTRASLGHTGQALTANRATVAIYLCLFGAVLARFWASLHLGLTHLSGALWLAAFLGFVLAYGPSLLRPKPEK; encoded by the coding sequence ATGGCAAAGACATCGGCAGAACAGATGCGAGACTGGCAGGGGCCGGCGCTTTTCAGCTTCGGTTTCCGGCCCTTCTTCCTTTTCGCGGCACTCTGGGTCGCGCTGGCCATGCTGTTGTGGCTGCCCGCGCTGTCGGGTGCGATCACGCTGCCGACGCGGTTCAGCGCCGTCTCCTGGCATGCGCATGAATTCCTCTTCGGCTATCTCGGCGCCGTGGTGGCCGGGTTCCTGTTGACGGCCGTACCCAACTGGACCGGCCGCCTGCCCATGGTGGGCTGGCGGCTGGCGGCGCTCTTCGCGCTCTGGGTTGCCGGGCGCGTCGCGGTGCTGGTCTCGGATCACCTGCCTGCGGCGGTCGCCCCCGTGATCGACCTGGCCTTCCCGCTTGTGCTGGGCGGGTTGATCCTGCGCGAGATCGTGGCGGGCAGGAACTGGCGCAACCTGATCGTGCTGGCCCTGCTGGCCGTCTTCACGCTGGCCAACGGGATCTTTCACCTCGAGGCCCTGACCGGCAGCTATGCCGCCCAGGGTTTCGGCCTTCGTCTCGGCCTGGCGACGGGCATCATGATGATCGCCGTGATCGGCGGGCGGATCATCCCCTCCTTCACCCGTAACTGGCTGGCGAAGGAAAACGACCCGGCCCGGCCCGCGCCCCCGATGCAGCGCCTCGACAAACTGGTGCTGCTGGCCAGCATCCTCATCCTGGTGCTTTGGGTCCTCCGCCCCTTCGAGCCGCTGACCGGGGCGCTGCTTCTTGCCTTCGGCGGGCTGCACTTTGTCCGGCAGGTCCGCTGGCAGCCGTTCCATACCCTGCGCGAACCCTTGCTCTGGGTGCTGCACGCAGCCTATCTCTTCGTCCCGCTGGGCGCCTTCGCGCTCGGACTCGATCAGATCATGGGCCATCCGGGGACTGCCGGGGCTCAGCACCTCTGGATGGCGGGGGCGATCGGCTTGATGACCCTTGCCGTCATGACCCGGGCCAGCCTCGGCCATACCGGCCAGGCCCTGACGGCGAACCGGGCGACCGTGGCGATCTACCTCTGCCTCTTCGGCGCGGTCCTGGCCCGGTTCTGGGCGTCGCTGCACCTGGGGCTGACACATCTGTCGGGCGCCCTTTGGCTTGCGGCCTTCCTGGGATTCGTGCTGGCCTACGGCCCATCGCTCCTGCGTCCGAAACCGGAGAAGTAA
- a CDS encoding NnrU family protein, with protein sequence MGWTGFAVVFAAFFLTHSIPVRPAVKSRLVSVIGLRGFGVAYSLLSVGMLALLIRSAGQAPYLQLWPQMEWHRHAAHLGMLAVCLILALGVARPNPFSFGGARNDSFDPDRPGIVGWTRHPILLALALWAGVHLLPNGDLAHVILFGVLGGFALAGRRLIDRRKRRVLGASQWAALDADRKAAPWVHAPRSWPVLALRLLTGVAAFAALLLAHPHVIGVSAW encoded by the coding sequence ATGGGATGGACAGGATTTGCCGTGGTGTTCGCGGCCTTCTTTCTTACACATTCAATCCCGGTGCGCCCGGCGGTGAAATCCCGCCTGGTGTCGGTGATCGGTCTGCGCGGCTTCGGGGTGGCCTACTCGCTCCTCTCGGTCGGGATGCTGGCGCTGTTGATCCGGTCCGCCGGCCAGGCCCCCTACCTTCAGCTCTGGCCACAGATGGAATGGCACCGCCACGCGGCCCATCTGGGCATGCTAGCGGTCTGCCTGATCCTCGCGCTTGGCGTCGCACGCCCGAACCCGTTTTCCTTCGGCGGCGCGCGGAACGACAGCTTCGATCCCGACCGGCCCGGCATCGTGGGGTGGACGCGCCACCCGATCCTGCTGGCGCTGGCGCTCTGGGCGGGCGTGCACCTGTTGCCCAACGGCGATCTCGCACATGTCATCCTGTTCGGCGTGCTGGGCGGGTTCGCCCTTGCCGGCCGGAGGCTGATCGACCGGCGCAAGCGGCGGGTCCTCGGCGCGTCGCAATGGGCTGCGCTCGATGCCGACCGCAAGGCCGCGCCGTGGGTCCACGCGCCGCGCTCCTGGCCCGTCCTGGCCCTCAGGCTGCTGACAGGCGTTGCCGCTTTCGCTGCCCTGCTTCTGGCGCACCCCCATGTGATCGGCGTGTCCGCCTGGTGA
- a CDS encoding NapC/NirT family cytochrome c, with the protein MRWILQPFRWFWRVLWTPAGTLGLGFLTLGGFVGGVVFWGAFNTALEYTNTEDFCISCHEMEANVYEELSRTVHFSNRSGVRAGCPDCHVPHDWTDKIARKMQASKEVWGHIFGTISTREKFLDHRLVMAKREWSRLQANDSLECRNCHSETAMDLSRQSPRAAEIHTEYLLSGERTCIDCHKGIAHELPDMTGVEPGWTVPEALQGEKQPGLDDGEQIQSFLTDTASE; encoded by the coding sequence ATGCGCTGGATCCTGCAGCCGTTCCGCTGGTTCTGGCGGGTCTTGTGGACGCCGGCGGGCACGCTCGGCCTGGGGTTCCTGACCCTGGGCGGCTTCGTCGGCGGCGTGGTGTTCTGGGGCGCGTTCAACACGGCGCTGGAATATACGAATACCGAGGATTTCTGCATCTCCTGTCACGAGATGGAAGCCAACGTTTACGAAGAGCTGTCGCGCACCGTGCATTTCTCCAACCGGTCGGGGGTGCGTGCGGGCTGTCCCGACTGCCACGTCCCGCATGACTGGACCGACAAGATCGCCCGCAAGATGCAGGCCTCGAAAGAGGTTTGGGGGCATATCTTCGGCACGATCAGCACGCGCGAGAAGTTCCTCGACCACCGGCTTGTCATGGCCAAGCGGGAATGGTCGCGGCTGCAGGCCAATGACAGTCTCGAATGCCGCAACTGTCATTCGGAGACGGCCATGGATCTCAGTCGCCAGTCGCCGCGCGCGGCGGAGATCCATACCGAGTACCTGCTGTCGGGCGAGCGCACCTGCATCGACTGCCACAAGGGCATTGCGCACGAGCTGCCCGACATGACCGGGGTCGAGCCTGGCTGGACGGTGCCCGAGGCGCTTCAGGGCGAGAAGCAGCCCGGCCTTGACGATGGTGAGCAGATCCAGAGTTTCCTGACCGATACCGCCTCCGAGTGA
- a CDS encoding nitrate reductase cytochrome c-type subunit gives MTQFRLTAIFAACLAGSFVFAQSVPELSGPSPDPMEPVPAAPLERFVTDDVRQMRAYPEQPPVIPHSITGYQLSVNANRCMSCHKREHTEGSGAPMISITHYMTREGQMLADVSPRRYFCTQCHVPQADTAPLIENTFTDMSEMGATGAGSE, from the coding sequence ATGACGCAGTTTCGCCTGACCGCCATCTTCGCCGCCTGCCTGGCCGGGAGTTTCGTGTTTGCCCAGAGCGTGCCGGAACTGTCCGGCCCGTCCCCCGACCCGATGGAGCCTGTTCCGGCCGCACCGCTGGAACGCTTCGTCACCGATGACGTGCGCCAGATGCGGGCCTATCCCGAGCAGCCGCCCGTGATCCCCCATTCGATCACCGGCTACCAACTGTCGGTCAACGCCAACCGCTGCATGTCGTGCCACAAGCGCGAACATACCGAAGGCTCGGGCGCGCCGATGATCTCGATCACCCATTACATGACTCGCGAGGGGCAGATGCTGGCCGATGTCTCGCCGCGGCGGTATTTCTGCACCCAGTGTCACGTGCCGCAGGCCGACACGGCGCCGCTGATCGAAAACACCTTCACCGACATGTCCGAAATGGGTGCCACCGGCGCCGGGAGCGAATGA
- the napA gene encoding periplasmic nitrate reductase subunit alpha → MPLDLTRRQLLKAHAAALAASAAGLSQEAVAQPVEGGVEALKINWSKAPCRFCGTGCGVMVGVKEGKVVATHGDMQHEVNRGLNCVKGYFLSKIMYGEDRLTTPLMRKRNGRFDKEGEFEPVSWDEAFDVMADRVKQQLAEKGPESIGMFGSGQWTVMEGYAASKLMRAGFRSNNLDPNARHCMASAAAAFMRSFGIDEPMGCYDDFEHADAFVLWGSNMAEMHPILWTRLADRRLGTPGVKCAVLSTFTHRSMDLADIPMVFKPGTDLAILNYIANHIIQTGRVNEEFVSNHTTFMKGETDIGYGLRDDHPLQMAAEGAGNAGLMEPSDFEAFKAHVAEYTLDYVSELSGVEPGFLEELAELYADPDTKVMSLWTMGFNQHVRGVWANQMVYNIHLLTGKISEPGNSPFSLTGQPSACGTAREVGTFAHRLPADMVVTNPEHVEHAEEIWKLPHGLLNTKPGFHAVQQDRMLKDGVLNFYWVQVNNNLQAAPNSQKETYQGYRNPENMIVVSDAYPTVTAMAADIILPAAMWVEKEGVYGNAERRTHAWHQLVDAPGEARSDLWQLAEFSKRFTTDEVWPEEILNANPEYRGRTIFDVVFANGQVDAYPLEDMPEDYANHEAEDFGFYIQKGLFEEYAAFGRGHGHDLAPYDTYQSDEVRGLRWPVVDGEETKWRFREGYDPYVTEGAGVEFYGKPDGRAVIISVPYEPPAESPDDEFDMWLVTGRVLEHWHSGSMTMRVPELYKAFPGAKVFMNAIDARERGLNQGMEVRVISRRGEIRSRVETRGRNRMPSGVIFVPWFDASQLINKVTLDATDPISKQTDFKKCAVRVEPV, encoded by the coding sequence ATGCCACTCGACCTGACCCGACGCCAGCTTCTCAAGGCGCATGCCGCCGCCCTCGCGGCCTCGGCGGCCGGCCTGTCGCAAGAGGCCGTCGCCCAACCCGTCGAGGGCGGGGTCGAGGCCCTCAAGATCAACTGGTCGAAGGCGCCCTGCCGGTTCTGCGGCACCGGCTGCGGCGTGATGGTGGGCGTCAAGGAGGGCAAGGTCGTCGCCACCCACGGCGACATGCAGCACGAGGTCAACCGCGGGCTGAACTGTGTGAAGGGCTATTTCCTGTCCAAGATCATGTATGGCGAAGACCGCCTGACCACCCCGCTGATGCGCAAGCGGAACGGCCGGTTCGACAAGGAGGGCGAGTTCGAGCCGGTGAGCTGGGACGAGGCGTTCGACGTCATGGCGGACCGCGTCAAGCAGCAGCTTGCCGAGAAGGGGCCCGAGAGCATCGGCATGTTCGGCTCGGGCCAGTGGACGGTGATGGAGGGCTATGCCGCCTCCAAGCTGATGCGGGCGGGGTTCCGGTCGAACAACCTCGACCCGAACGCCCGGCACTGCATGGCCTCGGCGGCGGCGGCCTTCATGCGGAGCTTCGGCATCGACGAGCCGATGGGGTGCTACGACGATTTCGAACATGCCGACGCCTTCGTGCTGTGGGGCTCGAACATGGCCGAGATGCACCCGATCCTCTGGACCCGTCTGGCCGACCGCCGGCTCGGCACGCCGGGGGTGAAATGCGCGGTGCTGTCGACCTTCACGCACCGGTCGATGGACCTGGCCGACATTCCGATGGTGTTCAAGCCGGGCACCGACCTTGCGATCCTCAACTACATCGCCAACCACATCATCCAGACCGGCCGCGTGAACGAGGAATTCGTCTCGAACCACACGACCTTCATGAAGGGCGAGACGGATATCGGCTATGGCCTGCGCGACGATCATCCGCTGCAGATGGCCGCCGAGGGGGCCGGCAATGCCGGGCTGATGGAGCCGTCGGATTTCGAGGCGTTCAAGGCGCATGTCGCCGAGTACACGCTGGACTATGTCAGCGAGCTATCGGGGGTCGAGCCGGGTTTCCTCGAGGAGCTGGCCGAGCTTTACGCCGACCCCGACACCAAGGTGATGTCGCTCTGGACGATGGGGTTCAACCAGCATGTGAGGGGCGTCTGGGCCAACCAGATGGTCTATAACATCCACCTGCTGACCGGGAAGATCTCGGAGCCGGGCAATTCGCCCTTCTCGCTGACCGGGCAGCCCTCGGCCTGCGGCACGGCGCGGGAGGTGGGCACCTTCGCGCACCGCCTGCCGGCCGACATGGTGGTGACCAATCCCGAGCATGTGGAACATGCCGAGGAAATCTGGAAGCTGCCGCACGGGCTGCTGAACACCAAGCCGGGCTTCCATGCCGTGCAGCAGGACCGGATGCTCAAGGACGGGGTGCTGAATTTCTACTGGGTGCAGGTGAACAACAACCTGCAGGCCGCGCCCAATTCGCAGAAAGAAACCTACCAGGGCTATCGCAACCCCGAGAACATGATCGTGGTCTCCGACGCCTACCCGACGGTGACGGCGATGGCGGCCGACATCATCCTGCCGGCGGCGATGTGGGTCGAGAAGGAGGGCGTCTACGGCAATGCCGAGCGGCGCACGCACGCCTGGCACCAGCTTGTCGACGCGCCGGGCGAGGCGCGGTCGGACCTGTGGCAGCTGGCGGAGTTTTCCAAGCGCTTCACCACCGACGAGGTCTGGCCCGAGGAGATCCTGAACGCCAACCCCGAGTACCGGGGCCGGACGATCTTCGACGTGGTCTTCGCCAATGGACAGGTCGATGCCTATCCGCTCGAAGACATGCCGGAGGACTACGCCAACCACGAGGCGGAGGATTTCGGCTTCTACATCCAGAAAGGGCTGTTCGAGGAATACGCCGCCTTCGGGCGCGGGCACGGGCACGACCTTGCCCCCTACGACACCTACCAGAGCGACGAGGTGCGCGGCCTGCGCTGGCCGGTGGTCGACGGGGAGGAGACCAAGTGGCGCTTCCGCGAGGGCTACGACCCCTACGTGACCGAGGGCGCCGGCGTGGAGTTCTACGGCAAGCCCGACGGGCGGGCGGTGATCATTTCCGTCCCCTACGAGCCGCCGGCCGAAAGCCCGGATGACGAGTTCGACATGTGGCTGGTGACAGGCCGGGTGCTCGAACACTGGCATTCCGGCTCGATGACCATGCGGGTGCCCGAGCTCTACAAGGCCTTCCCCGGCGCGAAGGTGTTCATGAACGCCATCGACGCGCGGGAACGGGGCCTCAACCAGGGGATGGAGGTGCGGGTGATCTCGCGCCGGGGCGAGATCCGCAGCCGGGTCGAGACGCGCGGCCGCAACCGCATGCCCTCGGGCGTGATCTTCGTGCCGTGGTTCGACGCCAGCCAGCTCATCAACAAGGTGACGCTGGACGCGACCGACCCGATCTCGAAACAGACGGACTTCAAGAAATGCGCCGTGCGCGTGGAGCCGGTGTGA
- a CDS encoding chaperone NapD: MSDPRWHVSSAVVTVADGAWQEVRRLVEAIDGVEVHGGDDTRLIVTIEGTSTGQLGDKLTEINLMEGVLAANMVFEHAEEPEETTCHST, encoded by the coding sequence ATGTCTGACCCGCGCTGGCACGTATCCTCTGCCGTGGTGACGGTTGCCGACGGGGCCTGGCAGGAGGTGCGCCGCCTGGTCGAGGCGATCGACGGGGTCGAGGTGCATGGCGGCGACGACACGCGCCTGATCGTGACGATCGAAGGAACGAGCACCGGGCAGCTTGGCGACAAGCTGACCGAGATCAACCTGATGGAGGGCGTTCTGGCGGCCAACATGGTCTTCGAGCACGCCGAGGAACCGGAGGAGACGACATGCCACTCGACCTGA
- a CDS encoding 4Fe-4S binding protein, with translation MAAETAISRRDLLRGRPQPGPFRARPPGVTRQSLAACTSCGACADACPEKILDIVEDGVTLRPEAGECTFCGACAEACPEDVFADNRRMAHVMQISGDCLAKAGVACMTCRDVCPESAIAMRPRIGGPFLPELDTENCTGCAACSAACPADAIHAVEREPENV, from the coding sequence GTGGCGGCAGAGACCGCCATATCCCGCCGCGACCTGTTGCGCGGTCGCCCGCAACCCGGGCCGTTCCGGGCCCGGCCGCCGGGCGTGACGCGGCAGTCGCTGGCCGCCTGCACATCCTGCGGTGCCTGCGCCGATGCCTGCCCGGAGAAGATTCTCGACATTGTCGAGGATGGCGTGACGCTCAGGCCGGAAGCCGGGGAATGCACCTTCTGCGGGGCCTGCGCCGAGGCCTGCCCCGAGGATGTCTTTGCCGACAACCGGCGGATGGCGCACGTGATGCAGATCTCCGGCGATTGCCTGGCAAAGGCGGGGGTCGCCTGCATGACCTGTCGCGACGTCTGCCCCGAAAGCGCCATCGCCATGCGCCCCCGGATCGGCGGGCCCTTCCTGCCTGAACTCGATACCGAAAACTGCACGGGCTGCGCGGCCTGCTCGGCCGCGTGCCCGGCGGATGCCATTCACGCCGTGGAAAGGGAGCCTGAGAATGTCTGA
- a CDS encoding periplasmic nitrate reductase, NapE protein gives MILAFGIWPVVAVGAVGGYGFLVWMYQLVAGPPGPGGH, from the coding sequence ATGATTCTGGCGTTCGGTATCTGGCCCGTGGTGGCCGTCGGGGCCGTTGGCGGCTACGGCTTCCTTGTCTGGATGTACCAGCTTGTGGCCGGTCCGCCGGGGCCGGGGGGGCACTGA
- the hemN gene encoding oxygen-independent coproporphyrinogen III oxidase: protein MEHMETLKALGLFDARVPRYTSYPTAAVFSPDTGASFQSTALATLDPKDPVSVYIHIPFCERLCWFCACHTQGTKTLGPVESYIETLEAELEMVRATLPSGLEMGSLHWGGGTPTILPPALIHRLVRAIRRVFPPADVFDFSVEIDPTMVDRAKIDALAAEGMTRASIGIQDFDPEVQQAIGRLQPFDVTRACVEDLRAAGISSLNTDLVYGLPHQTLARIEDTIDKVLTFAPDRVALFGYAHVPWVSKRQKLIDEDALPGDLSRYHLARRAGERFVEAGLTAIGIDHFARPGDDLSKALEAGRLRRNFQGYTADSCQTLIGLGASSISRLPGGYVQNAPATAAYKQRIAEGVFPGSRGYRMTHDDHLRARAIEQLMCTFALDLDDLSREFGPRACELLPCLNEMAARFAPFTELTGRRITIAPEGRSLTRMIASVLDQHVPDGVRYSRAS from the coding sequence ATGGAACATATGGAAACCCTCAAGGCACTTGGCCTGTTCGATGCGCGTGTGCCGCGGTACACGTCCTATCCGACCGCGGCGGTCTTCTCGCCCGATACCGGCGCGTCCTTTCAAAGCACCGCGCTTGCAACGCTCGACCCGAAAGACCCCGTATCGGTCTACATTCACATCCCGTTCTGCGAGCGCCTGTGCTGGTTCTGCGCCTGCCACACTCAAGGAACGAAAACCCTTGGCCCGGTGGAAAGCTACATCGAGACGCTCGAGGCGGAACTCGAGATGGTGCGCGCGACCTTGCCGTCCGGCCTGGAAATGGGCAGCCTGCACTGGGGCGGCGGAACGCCGACGATCCTGCCGCCGGCATTGATCCATCGCCTCGTCCGAGCGATACGCCGCGTGTTTCCCCCTGCTGACGTCTTCGACTTCTCGGTCGAGATCGACCCGACCATGGTAGACCGCGCCAAGATAGATGCCCTGGCCGCAGAAGGCATGACCCGCGCGTCGATCGGCATTCAGGACTTCGATCCGGAGGTTCAACAAGCCATTGGCCGCCTGCAGCCGTTCGACGTCACGCGCGCTTGCGTCGAAGACCTGCGCGCGGCGGGCATCAGCTCTCTCAACACCGACCTCGTCTATGGCCTGCCGCATCAGACCCTCGCGCGTATCGAGGACACCATCGACAAGGTTCTGACCTTTGCGCCGGACCGCGTTGCCCTTTTCGGTTACGCGCACGTGCCCTGGGTTTCCAAACGGCAGAAGCTGATCGACGAAGACGCGCTTCCGGGGGATCTGTCGCGCTACCATCTCGCCAGGCGTGCCGGCGAACGCTTTGTCGAGGCCGGTCTGACCGCCATCGGAATCGACCATTTCGCACGCCCCGGGGATGACCTGTCGAAAGCGCTCGAAGCAGGACGCCTGCGCCGCAATTTCCAGGGCTACACCGCCGATTCCTGCCAGACGCTCATCGGGCTCGGCGCCTCGTCGATCTCTCGCTTGCCGGGTGGCTACGTGCAGAACGCGCCCGCAACGGCGGCCTACAAGCAGCGGATCGCAGAAGGTGTCTTTCCCGGCTCCCGCGGTTACCGGATGACCCATGACGATCATCTGCGCGCACGCGCGATCGAGCAGCTGATGTGTACCTTCGCGCTGGATCTCGACGATCTGAGCCGGGAATTCGGCCCCCGCGCCTGCGAGCTTCTGCCTTGCTTGAACGAGATGGCGGCGCGTTTCGCACCGTTCACGGAGCTGACGGGACGGCGCATCACAATAGCACCGGAGGGCCGGTCCTTGACCCGCATGATCGCGTCCGTCCTGGATCAACACGTGCCAGACGGCGTGCGCTACTCGCGCGCATCGTAA
- a CDS encoding MbcA/ParS/Xre antitoxin family protein gives MTILQLPEQAGAEPVPQRIDTAARRRVSGPGLRTFLAIADRYGIPTRDRVALLGEPSNSTYHEWVKKARAEASLALPLDTLTRISGILGIHKALGILFPVEAEAMTWLKGPHRGEVFGGQAPLDVMIEGGLDGILTVRRYLDGWRGGLRGGPGEGADIEPVRDTDIVFT, from the coding sequence ATGACCATTCTTCAGCTCCCCGAGCAAGCCGGGGCGGAACCCGTCCCGCAGCGGATCGACACGGCGGCGCGCCGCCGTGTGAGCGGCCCGGGCCTGCGGACCTTCCTGGCCATCGCCGACCGCTACGGCATCCCGACGCGCGACCGGGTGGCGCTTCTGGGCGAGCCCTCGAACTCCACCTATCACGAGTGGGTCAAGAAGGCGCGCGCAGAGGCATCCCTGGCGCTGCCGCTCGACACGCTGACGCGGATCTCCGGCATTCTCGGCATTCACAAGGCCCTGGGCATCCTGTTCCCGGTCGAGGCCGAGGCGATGACCTGGCTCAAGGGGCCGCATCGGGGCGAGGTCTTCGGCGGGCAGGCCCCGCTCGACGTGATGATCGAAGGCGGGCTCGACGGCATCCTCACCGTGCGTCGCTACCTCGACGGCTGGCGCGGCGGGCTGCGCGGCGGCCCCGGCGAGGGCGCCGATATCGAGCCCGTGCGCGACACCGACATCGTCTTCACGTGA